The genome window CACCAATACCACTATGAGGATGAATATAAGCCGTCGCATTACCACCTCGTTCCGTAAAGGATGCAGGAATAAACGCGAATCCAGTCATTATCCGCCGCCAAAGTGTTCCTGAATTTGATCTTATACTCCGTACCGGCAACCAATAGCCCCGCCGCCGTAATGTCGGTGAAATTCCAGACATACCGAGTCTTAGTAGTGGCGGCAAGGTTCACGTTAATACTGTCCATCGCTTTCGCCGAATCTGCAATCAATAAACCGTTCGAGATATCAGAGCATCGCATGAACAAACTGTCAATAGCTCCGCCTGTATCGCCGTTATAGACAAAGGCGATGGAGTCGATTGAGGTCATGGGGCACGGCAGATGACCAACCAACCAAACCGAATCCACATCCGACCCCTGATTAGTCGAATCCACAAATAGACAAGTCATCCCGGCATATTGCTGATGAGCTACCATCGTAATCGAGTCGGCAATCACACCCCGACCCAAAACGGTCATCATCGGAATGGCCACTACCGTCGCGGGTATGCTCAACGTAATTGTCCCCGCACCATTTGTCACCGTGACCTCTGCTGTCGTCCCCGTAATGGTCGCTAAAACAGGATCGGTCGTCCCATCGCCAATCGGTATCTGTCCATTGGTGGCCGCACCTAACGCTGTTATCGCCCCGGTGCCAGAACCAAGCAATATCCCGCCGTCGGTCAGGGTATTCGCCCCCGTACCGCCCTCATTCACATCCCACGGATTCGCAGTATTGACGAGGTTCTCCGTAATCGTCCCGTCGGCGATGTCGGTCAAAGTCGCATCAGCGGGTTGATAGACCCCGGTTTTTACTTCAAGCAATCCCGCCGCCGTCGTGTCTATCGTCGTATTATCAAAGTCTGCCAAAGCAAAATACTGATCGGCATGAGCATGGCTTCCATCTTCAACCGCCCACGCCCCCGCCGAAACCGTTACATCGCCATAGTCGGCATTGGCTACGGCATCCGCCAACTCTGCCCTTGCCGCCCCGCCGCCGCAACTATCCGATAGGGTGGCGTGGTCAATCGTGATCGTGTTCGGGATATTCGCGTCGGTCAGGGCCGCGAGAACATATCCATGCGTCGCCAAAAGAGATTCGGCAACCGAGACGACCCCCATCCAAGCCTTGAGATTTGGGAGCAAAATCGAATCAAGAACCTGCGTCAAACCGTGCGGGCCGATGATGATTTCATGGGTCGCCGCCGCCTTGACCGTATCGCCGGACATCCCAAGAATGTGCGCCAAAGAATCGGCTGAGGCCCCGGAGCCACCTCCGGCATGATTGGAAACGTAGGTCGTGAACCCGGCCCCTGTCGTATCTATCGCCCCGGCACTATCGCTATATGCGGCATAGGATACGGAATCCGGGCCGAATGTCGAACTGTCAGACCAGCCCCATTGATATATCGCAAGTAAATAGTTATCCAAGCTGTCTTCAATCGCCGCGTTCACCGTTCCCGACGTATAGTAATTATCAAGGGAATCTTCTATGGCGGCATTGACCGTCGTGGCATCGTAGTAATTATCGAGGCTGTCCTCAATGTTTGCTTGAGTGGCGAAATGCCCATTGTCCCATGCCGCAATAGAATCCTTGAATGCGGCCGTGTCATCTGCAAACTTGGCAAGTTGGGCATTAGTAAATGTTATGGCGCTATCAGCAACGGTCGTATCCGCCCGATATAAAGCCGCCCCGATCTTTCCGTTTTTGCTGAATCGGGTATTGAGCGCGGCGTTGATCTTCGTGCCGAGAGTGTCAACGTCGGACGCACTGGTGATCGTGATCGAATTGGGGATATTGGCATCCGTCAGGAGGCCGAGGGCAGTATCTACGACTGCCGCTGTATCGGGATAGCTATTAAGACTGTCCCCCAAAATCGCATCCGTCACCGTTCCCGTTCCGGCCGGGGTGGCAAAGTAGAAACTGTCGCCCGTAGCCGCCCAAGTGGGAACCATGCCAGCCGAAGTCGGCTTTACCGTCGGCCAACCGTAATAAGATGGGCCATGACCGAATATCGGGTCAGTTATGTACGTGATCCCGGAGTCGCCGATCTGCAAACTGCCGGATAACTTGATACCCGTGTTCGGCGAAATCGGTTCAAAGACGGACCAGTCGCCGCTGTCCTTTTCCAGCGTGTAGGTCAGACCGCTTCCGGCCCCGCCGGTCGCTGAAAACAGAACCTTGTAGTACGACCCGGAGTCTTGAACAGCAATAGTGACGTTCGTACTTGCACATAATTTGAGAGCCTTGCCGGTCACGTTGTTGTAGACCGTATAAGTATTGGTCATCACCAGCGTCGAGTCCCGCTTCCCAAACCGCCCTTTGCCAAAGACCATACTGTCGGCCAGAGTCGAATCAATACGAATGGTCGAACCTTTCCGGCCCCATTGGTAAACCCAGGACAACAAAGAGTCTATGGTCGTCATGCCGTCGCCGAGATCGAGCGTCCAGCCCCGGTCAACCGCGCCGGTATCGGGAATGGTGTCGTAATAAAATTGCGCCTCATGGGTTGAGTCGGCATTATAGAATCGGTTCGTGTCCGCCGTCAGGTTGTCGTGGTCGTGGACAATTGGTGAGTATGCGGTCGCCAGATATGATTTCGCGGCAATGACGGAGGAATCGACCTCCAAGACTCCGACCGATATAGCCGCCGCCCGGTTGATAAGGCCGTATCCTGTCAGATCATTAAAGTATTCTGATTTCAAGAGGATGGTATCGACACCAATAAAATCACAACTCGTTATGTGCTTCGACGTTCCCTTGAACGTCAAATTGCCGTCTATCCAAAGACTTCCGCCCAAACCATAGATCGTGTCGATATTGTGAATGGCGTGACCACTCATATTGATCGCGGCCTTGACCGAATCGCCAGCCGCCGGAGTGGTCGGCAGGAATCCGTAGGCGCGTATCCGCATGGTGTCCGTCGCTTCTGACGTTATCGAGA of Candidatus Micrarchaeia archaeon contains these proteins:
- a CDS encoding right-handed parallel beta-helix repeat-containing protein translates to MSKKRPMTKDEKFIIPVMFLIIVLIFFGFWWAFHSSANAGNPPVSEVKRYWAYAGEYVIDGTGATDMTTQMRTLFSAARNIQLQPGKTYKITDSLVIPESTTVWLNGANILVSLSSAKYGIVVRKSGVKIYGPGGIVTSGSMTRPNGTYGCAVMVGYWPMTNPVVPVDGFEMKDVTLRTAFEDAYALGLFGLVRNPKISQVKLVSASDACAGLIAAEWAYGYDSTKTYHPQDVILEQWKCPDKVDDSDVANVVYFSGVDGFRISDGIIEHTGNNGVSIVAGELGFSLADTLYHRKADTLFSSAGLIENVQIRSAHNDGFNIEGKSGTTTNRYYPRLTFIGCTVDTSNNSGIHAGFRVNNAYGVKFINCRASKHQFGAYVTGTSRNIGFDGCLFFKNRSSGIYIGNDTALYGTTIVNSVFENNGTADYSAGVRIGKAFSTFVGPGNTFGLSADESQTYGVDKDSATGDLYLHGNIVRGYKSGGAGFLIDTNTYAYGNEVAAGLTKYSGAGRGLDMGQYRAPWPKGAANYVFKMDPAGDTAGWFQDATAAAVSGDDIYYIDSAGAQQNLGSPGTIVGSDHVSITSEATDTMRIRAYGFLPTTPAAGDSVKAAINMSGHAIHNIDTIYGLGGSLWIDGNLTFKGTSKHITSCDFIGVDTILLKSEYFNDLTGYGLINRAAAISVGVLEVDSSVIAAKSYLATAYSPIVHDHDNLTADTNRFYNADSTHEAQFYYDTIPDTGAVDRGWTLDLGDGMTTIDSLLSWVYQWGRKGSTIRIDSTLADSMVFGKGRFGKRDSTLVMTNTYTVYNNVTGKALKLCASTNVTIAVQDSGSYYKVLFSATGGAGSGLTYTLEKDSGDWSVFEPISPNTGIKLSGSLQIGDSGITYITDPIFGHGPSYYGWPTVKPTSAGMVPTWAATGDSFYFATPAGTGTVTDAILGDSLNSYPDTAAVVDTALGLLTDANIPNSITITSASDVDTLGTKINAALNTRFSKNGKIGAALYRADTTVADSAITFTNAQLAKFADDTAAFKDSIAAWDNGHFATQANIEDSLDNYYDATTVNAAIEDSLDNYYTSGTVNAAIEDSLDNYLLAIYQWGWSDSSTFGPDSVSYAAYSDSAGAIDTTGAGFTTYVSNHAGGGSGASADSLAHILGMSGDTVKAAATHEIIIGPHGLTQVLDSILLPNLKAWMGVVSVAESLLATHGYVLAALTDANIPNTITIDHATLSDSCGGGAARAELADAVANADYGDVTVSAGAWAVEDGSHAHADQYFALADFDNTTIDTTAAGLLEVKTGVYQPADATLTDIADGTITENLVNTANPWDVNEGGTGANTLTDGGILLGSGTGAITALGAATNGQIPIGDGTTDPVLATITGTTAEVTVTNGAGTITLSIPATVVAIPMMTVLGRGVIADSITMVAHQQYAGMTCLFVDSTNQGSDVDSVWLVGHLPCPMTSIDSIAFVYNGDTGGAIDSLFMRCSDISNGLLIADSAKAMDSINVNLAATTKTRYVWNFTDITAAGLLVAGTEYKIKFRNTLAADNDWIRVYSCILYGTRW